In one window of Longimicrobium sp. DNA:
- a CDS encoding nucleotidyltransferase domain-containing protein: protein MPRSTKAADPLSTALASGAMARLVRYFAVNPESRPHVRALERATGLGPRSLQTELDRLSSLGVLVREEDGARVRYRLDETHPVWPHLRQLVRHLSRPADVLPFALAEVRGIDAAFIFGSHAKGAARPDSDVDLFVVGDAVDEAELLRHTLETGVLLDREVNVVTVGRAELAERLAAGRHFFREAVDGAKQWVAGSQAALSFLPGTTAEVSG, encoded by the coding sequence ATGCCACGATCCACAAAAGCAGCCGATCCGCTCTCCACCGCGCTCGCCTCCGGGGCGATGGCGCGGCTCGTCCGCTACTTTGCCGTGAACCCCGAGTCGCGCCCTCACGTCCGCGCGCTGGAGCGGGCGACGGGCCTGGGGCCGCGCTCGCTCCAGACCGAGCTCGACCGGCTGTCGTCGCTCGGCGTGCTCGTGCGCGAGGAGGACGGCGCGCGGGTGCGCTACCGGCTCGACGAGACCCACCCGGTCTGGCCGCATCTGCGCCAGCTCGTGCGCCACCTCAGCCGCCCGGCGGACGTGCTTCCCTTCGCCCTCGCCGAGGTGCGGGGGATCGACGCCGCCTTCATCTTCGGCTCTCACGCGAAAGGCGCGGCGCGGCCCGACAGCGACGTGGACCTCTTCGTGGTGGGCGACGCCGTGGACGAAGCCGAGCTTCTCCGGCACACGCTGGAGACCGGCGTCCTGCTCGACCGCGAAGTGAACGTGGTCACGGTCGGCCGCGCCGAGCTGGCCGAGCGGCTCGCCGCCGGGCGGCACTTCTTCCGCGAGGCGGTTGACGGGGCGAAGCAGTGGGTCGCGGGCTCGCAGGCCGCGCTCAGCTTCTTGCCGGGCACGACTGCGGAGGTGAGCGGATGA